A section of the Chryseobacterium scophthalmum genome encodes:
- a CDS encoding EamA family transporter, which translates to MVKERSGNGTSRMGIIIAYFLIFVVWGSTYYFIGVALKGLPPFLLGALRFTTAGLLLLLWCWYKGEPVFGKSLIKKSAISGIVLLFIDMAVVMLAQKYVSSSLVAIVASSTAIWIMALDMPMWKTNFRSLRTIAGIVIGFLGVLMLYIEQFLYDTANSELRQYGILLLVFGCISWAIGTLYAKYRSSHTEEANAFAGAAWQMLFASAMFWIFAFITGEVATIHWEQISYSSWFSLLYLIIFGSILAYSAYIWLLKVRPATEVATHAYVNPIVAILIGVGIGKEQVSGLQIIGLIIILSSVSLVGWKRKKRHP; encoded by the coding sequence ATGGTAAAGGAACGAAGCGGCAACGGTACATCAAGAATGGGCATTATCATTGCCTATTTCCTGATATTTGTAGTTTGGGGTTCTACCTACTATTTTATTGGTGTCGCCCTGAAAGGACTGCCACCGTTTTTGCTTGGGGCACTACGTTTTACAACTGCCGGATTACTATTGTTGCTTTGGTGCTGGTATAAAGGAGAGCCTGTATTTGGGAAAAGCCTGATAAAAAAATCAGCTATAAGCGGTATTGTATTGCTTTTCATTGATATGGCGGTTGTAATGCTTGCACAGAAATATGTCAGCAGTAGCTTGGTGGCAATAGTTGCAAGTTCTACGGCTATTTGGATTATGGCACTTGATATGCCAATGTGGAAAACCAATTTTCGCAGTCTGCGGACAATCGCAGGGATTGTCATAGGGTTCCTCGGAGTGTTGATGCTGTATATAGAACAATTCCTGTATGATACAGCGAACAGCGAACTCAGGCAATATGGGATCCTTTTATTGGTATTTGGCTGTATTTCTTGGGCAATAGGAACTCTTTATGCCAAATACCGTTCATCGCATACCGAAGAAGCAAATGCCTTTGCAGGTGCGGCTTGGCAAATGCTTTTTGCAAGTGCGATGTTCTGGATTTTCGCATTCATTACCGGAGAAGTCGCAACAATCCATTGGGAACAAATTTCTTATTCCTCGTGGTTTTCACTTTTGTACCTGATTATATTCGGCTCTATACTGGCATATTCAGCTTATATATGGCTCTTAAAAGTTCGTCCTGCCACAGAGGTTGCTACACACGCCTACGTTAATCCCATAGTAGCTATTCTGATTGGTGTAGGGATAGGAAAAGAACAGGTGTCAGGTTTACAGATAATTGGTCTTATCATCATTCTTTCGAGCGTGAGCCTGGTCGGATGGAAAAGAAAAAAGAGGCACCCTTAA
- a CDS encoding DUF3737 family protein — translation METISNRFFEGERPLYGSKNLRLDNVKFYPGESALKEAANIEAHNCSFMCKYPFWHNDNALIKDSLFTVYSRAAIWYSKNIRMIDSIVEAPKMFREVDGLYLENVKLPNAGETLWNCRNIKIRNVEAKEAPYIFMNSENIEIEDFKLQGDYSFQDAKNVVIRNAYLDSKDAFWKTENVTVYNSVIIGEYLGWHSKNLKLVNCKIGGTQPLCYSTDLVLENCEFMDDCDLSFEYSTVNAEVTNHIASVKNPLSGVIKAKSIGEIILDENRRNPGACEIIETGECVNEECNAV, via the coding sequence ATGGAAACTATCAGCAATAGATTTTTTGAGGGCGAACGTCCCTTGTATGGCTCTAAAAACCTTCGATTGGATAACGTTAAATTTTATCCGGGCGAGTCGGCTTTGAAAGAAGCCGCTAATATTGAAGCACACAACTGTTCATTTATGTGCAAATACCCGTTTTGGCATAATGATAATGCTTTGATTAAAGATAGTCTGTTTACTGTTTACAGCAGGGCTGCCATTTGGTATTCAAAAAATATCCGAATGATTGACAGCATTGTCGAAGCACCAAAAATGTTTCGTGAGGTGGATGGGCTTTATCTCGAAAATGTAAAGCTGCCCAATGCAGGAGAAACCTTATGGAATTGCCGGAACATTAAGATCCGTAACGTGGAAGCCAAAGAAGCTCCTTATATTTTTATGAACAGCGAAAATATAGAAATTGAGGATTTTAAACTTCAGGGAGATTACTCGTTTCAGGATGCTAAAAACGTAGTAATACGAAATGCTTATCTCGACAGCAAAGATGCCTTCTGGAAGACCGAAAATGTAACGGTTTATAACTCCGTTATCATTGGGGAATATTTAGGGTGGCACTCTAAAAATCTAAAATTGGTAAACTGTAAAATCGGCGGAACACAGCCTCTTTGTTATTCCACCGACCTTGTATTGGAAAACTGTGAGTTTATGGACGATTGCGACCTTTCATTTGAATACAGTACCGTTAATGCCGAAGTGACCAATCATATTGCAAGCGTTAAAAACCCGTTGAGTGGAGTAATCAAAGCAAAAAGCATAGGAGAAATTATCTTGGATGAAAATCGCAGAAACCCCGGAGCTTGTGAAATCATCGAAACCGGAGAATGTGTAAATGAAGAATGTAATGCCGTATAA
- a CDS encoding MalY/PatB family protein, whose protein sequence is MPYNFDEIISRRNSNSYKWDTAKDEDVLPMWVADMDFRTAQPVIDALAKRVAHGIFGYSKVPQAYFDATISWFQRRHHFTIEKEWLLFTSGVVPALSAIIKALTNAGDKVLVQTPVYNCFFSSIRNDECQLVTNELVYHNGRYSIDFDDLEKKSADPDVKLMILCNPHNPVGRVWSREELTRIGEICISNNVIVVSDEIHCDLTYENHQYIPFASINKTFLQNSVTCIAPTKTFNMAGIQVANIVAENENIRKKIDKALNVNEVCEINVFAVEALIAAYNDGEEWLEELKVYLRENYNILSKFFKEKLPHLTVLPLEATYLGWIDCTALEVPTSEIVEKLLQEQKLWLNDSAMYGDKEEKFIRINIACPRQLLNEGLSRIYNVLKQ, encoded by the coding sequence ATGCCGTATAACTTTGACGAAATCATATCACGCAGGAACAGCAACTCTTATAAATGGGATACAGCAAAAGATGAAGATGTATTGCCGATGTGGGTCGCTGATATGGATTTTCGTACCGCACAGCCCGTCATAGATGCTTTGGCGAAAAGAGTTGCTCACGGAATATTTGGTTATTCAAAAGTGCCACAAGCATATTTTGATGCCACCATATCCTGGTTTCAGAGAAGACATCATTTTACGATAGAAAAAGAATGGCTTCTTTTTACTTCCGGTGTTGTTCCTGCATTGTCAGCCATTATAAAAGCCCTGACGAATGCGGGAGATAAAGTTTTGGTACAAACGCCAGTTTACAATTGTTTTTTTTCGAGTATCAGGAATGACGAATGTCAGCTCGTAACCAACGAACTCGTTTATCACAATGGTAGATACAGCATAGATTTTGACGACCTTGAAAAGAAATCAGCCGACCCCGATGTAAAGCTGATGATACTTTGCAACCCTCACAATCCCGTCGGCAGAGTGTGGTCAAGAGAGGAATTGACACGAATTGGAGAAATCTGCATCAGCAATAATGTTATCGTTGTTTCTGACGAAATCCATTGCGATTTGACCTATGAAAATCATCAGTACATTCCGTTTGCATCTATAAACAAGACGTTTTTGCAAAACTCCGTTACCTGTATAGCTCCTACCAAAACATTCAATATGGCTGGTATTCAGGTAGCCAATATTGTTGCCGAAAATGAAAATATCAGGAAGAAGATTGATAAGGCACTAAATGTAAACGAAGTGTGCGAAATCAATGTCTTTGCAGTAGAAGCACTGATAGCTGCCTATAATGACGGAGAAGAATGGCTGGAAGAACTTAAAGTTTATCTACGTGAAAATTACAATATTCTTTCAAAGTTCTTTAAGGAAAAACTACCACATCTTACGGTATTGCCACTTGAAGCGACCTATTTGGGATGGATAGATTGTACCGCATTAGAAGTACCAACAAGCGAAATAGTCGAAAAGCTGTTACAGGAACAAAAGCTGTGGCTAAATGATAGTGCAATGTACGGCGATAAGGAAGAAAAGTTTATCCGTATCAATATCGCCTGCCCACGTCAGTTATTAAACGAGGGATTGAGCAGAATATATAATGTTTTGAAACAATAA